One window of the Hevea brasiliensis isolate MT/VB/25A 57/8 unplaced genomic scaffold, ASM3005281v1 Scaf139, whole genome shotgun sequence genome contains the following:
- the LOC131176495 gene encoding photosystem I P700 chlorophyll a apoprotein A2-like, giving the protein MALRFPRFSQGLAQDPTTRRIWFGIATAHDFESHDDITEERLYQNIFASHFGQLAIIFLWTSGNLFHVAWQGNFEAWVQDPLHVRPIAHAIWDPHFGQPAVEAFTRGGAPGPVNIAYSGVYQWWYTIGLRTNEDLYIGALFLLFLSALALLGGWLHLQPKWKPSVSWFKNAESRLNHHLSGLFGVSSLAWTGHLVHVAIPGSRGEYVRWNNFLDVLPHPQGLGPLFTGQWNLYAQNPDSGSHLFGTSQGAGTAILTLLGGFHPQTQSLWLTDIAHHHLAIAVIFLVAGHMYRTNFGIGHSIKDLLEAHIPPGGRLGRGHKGLYDTINNSLHFQLGLALASLGVITSLVAQHMYSLPAYAFIAQDFTTQAALYTHHQYIAGFIMTGAFAHGAIFFIRDYNPEQNENNVLARMLDHKEAIISHLSWASLFLGFHTLGLYVHNDVMLASSLWLILLGY; this is encoded by the coding sequence ATGGCATTAAGATTTCCAAGGTTTAGCCAAGGCTTAGCTCAGGACCCCACTACTCGTCGTATTTGGTTTGGTATTGCTACCGCGCATGACTTCGAGAGTCATGATGATATTACGGAGGAACGTCTTTATCAGAATATTTTTGCTTCTCACTTCGGGCAATTAGCAATAATTTTTCTGTGGACTTCCGGAAATCTCTTTCATGTAGCTTGGCAAGGAAATTTTGAAGCATGGGTACAGGACCCTTTACATGTAAGACCTATTGCTCATGCAATTTGGGATCCTCATTTTGGTCAACCGGCCGTGGAAGCTTTTACTCGAGGGGGTGCTCCTGGCCCAGTGAATATCGCTTATTCTGGTGTTTATCAATGGTGGTATACAATCGGTTTACGTACTAATGAAGATCTTTATATTGGAGctctttttctattatttctttctgCCCTAGCCTTACTAGGGGGTTGGTTACACCTACAACCAAAATGGAAACCGAGCGTTTCGTGGTTCAAAAATGCCGAATCTCGTCTCAATCATCATTTGTCAGGACTATTCGGAGTAAGCTCTTTGGCTTGGACAGGACATTTAGTCCATGTCGCTATTCCCGGCTCCCGGGGGGAATACGTTCGATGGAATAATTTCTTAGATGTATTACCACATCCCCAAGGGTTAGGCCCGCTTTTTACAGGTCAGTGGAATCTTTATGCTCAAAATCCAGATTCAGGTAGTCATTTATTTGGTACCTCCCAAGGAGCGGGAACTGCCATTCTAACCCTTCTCGGGGGGTTCCATCCACAAACACAAAGTTTATGGCTGACCGATATTGCACACCATCATTTAGCTATTGCAGTTATTTTTCTCGTTGCCGGTCATATGTATAGAACTAACTTCGGGATTGGGCACAGTATAAAAGATCTTTTAGAAGCACATATTCCTCCGGGGGGGCGATTGGGGCGTGGACATAAGGGTCTTTATGACACAATCAACAATTCGCTTCATTTTCAATTAGGCCTTGCTCTAGCTTCTTTAGGGGTTATTACTTCCTTAGTGGCTCAACACATGTACTCATTACCTGCTTATGCGTTCATAGCGCAAGACTTTACTACTCAAGCTGCGTTATATACTCATCACCAATACATCGCAGGATTCATCATGACAGGAGCTTTTGCTCATGGAGCTATATTTTTTATTAGAGATTACAATCCGGAACAGAATGAGAATAATGTATTGGCAAGAATGTTAGACCATAAAGAAGCTATCATATCCCATTTAAGTTGGGCCAGTCTCTTTCTGGGATTCCATACTTTGGGACTTTATGTTCATAATGATGTCATGCTTGCTTCAAGCCTATGGCTTATTCTGTTGGGGTACTAA
- the LOC131176494 gene encoding photosystem I P700 chlorophyll a apoprotein A1 — protein sequence MIIRSPEPEVKILVDRDPIKTSFEEWARPGHFSRTIAKGPDTTTWIWNLHADAHDFDSHTSDLEEISRKVFSAHFGQLSIIFLWLSGMYFHGARFSNYEAWLSDPTHIGPSAQVVWPIVGQEILNGDVGGGFRGIQITSGFFQIWRASGITSELQLYCTAIGALVFAALMLFAGWFHYHKAAPKLAWFQDVESMLNHHLAGLLGLGSLSWAGHQVHVSLPINQFLNAGVDPKEIPLPHEFILNRDLLAQLYPSFAEGATPFFTLNWSKYSDFLTFRGGLDPVTGGLWLTDTAHHHLAIAILFLIAGHMYRTNWAIGHGIKDILEAHKGPFTGQGHKGLYEILTTSWHAQLSLNLAMLGSLTIVVAHHMYSMPPYPYLATDYGTQLSLFTHHMWIGGFLIVGAAAHAAIFMVRDYDPTTRYNDLLDRVLRHRDAIISHLNWVCIFLGFHSFGLYIHNDTMSALGRPQDMFSDIAIQLQPVFAQWIQNTHALAPGATAPGATASTSLTWGGGDLVAVGGKVALLPIPLGTADFLVHHIHAFTIHVTVLILLKGVLFARSSRLIPDKANLGFRFPCDGPGRGGTCQVSAWDHVFLGLFWMYNSISVVIFHFSWKMQSDVWGSISDQGVVTHITGGNFAQSSITINGWLRDFLWAQASQVIQSYGSSLSAYGLFFLGAHFVWAFSLMFLFSGRGYWQELIESIVWAHNKLKVAPATQPRALSIIQGRAVGVTHYLLGGIATTWAFFLARIIAVG from the coding sequence ATGATTATTCGTTCGCCGGAACCAgaagtaaaaattttggtagatagGGATCCCATCAAAACTTCTTTCGAGGAATGGGCCAGACCCGGTCATTTCTCAAGAACAATAGCTAAAGGACCTGATACTACCACTTGGATCTGGAACCTACATGCTGATGCTCACGATTTCGATAGCCATACCAGTGATTTGGAGGAGATTTCTCGGAAAGTATTTAGTGCTCATTTCGGCCAACTCTCCATCATCTTTCTTTGGCTGAGTGGCATGTATTTCCACGGTGCTCGTTTTTCCAATTATGAAGCATGGCTAAGCGATCCTACTCACATTGGACCTAGCGCCCAAGTGGTTTGGCCAATAGTGGGCCAAGAAATATTGAATGGCGATGTGGGCGGGGGTTTCCGAGGAATACAAATAACTTCCGGTTTTTTTCAGATTTGGAGAGCATCTGGAATAACTAGTGAATTACAACTGTATTGTACCGCAATTGGTGCATTGGTCTTTGCAGCCTTAATGCTTTTTGCTGGTTGGTTCCATTATCACAAAGCTGCTCCAAAATTGGCTTGGTTCCAAGATGTAGAATCTATGTTGAATCACCATTTAGCGGGGCTACTAGGACTTGGGTCTCTTTCTTGGGCGGGACATCAAGTACATGTATCTTTACCAATTAACCAATTTCTAAACGCTGGAGTGGATCCTAAAGAAATCCCACTTCCTCATGAATTTATCTTGAATCGGGATCTTTTGGCTCAACTTTATCCCAGTTTTGCTGAGGGAGCAACCCCATTTTTTACCTTGAATTGGTCAAAATATTCGGACTTTCTTACTTTTCGTGGAGGATTAGATCCAGTGACTGGGGGTCTATGGCTGACCGATACTGCACACCATCATTTAGCTATTGCAATTCTTTTCCTGATAGCGGGTCACATGTATAGGACTAACTGGGCCATTGGTCATGGTATAAAAGATATTTTAGAGGCTcataaaggtccatttacaggtCAGGGCCATAAAGGCCTATATGAGATCCTAACAACGTCATGGCATGCTCAATTATCTCTTAACCTAGCTATGTTAGGTTCTTTAACCATTGTTGTAGCTCACCATATGTATTCCATGCCCCCTTATCCATATCTAGCTACTGATTATGGTACACAACTGTCATTGTTCACACATCACATGTGGATTGGTGGATTTCTCATAGTTGGTGCTGCTGCGCATGCAGCCATTTTTATGGTAAGAGACTATGATCCAACTACTCGATACAACGATCTATTAGATCGTGTCCTTAGGCATCGTGATGCAATCATATCACATCTCAACTGGGTATGTATATTTTTAGGCTTTCACAGTTTTGGTTTATATATTCATAATGATACCATGAGCGCTTTAGGGCGCCCTCAAGATATGTTTTCAGATATTGCTATACAATTACAACCTGTCTTTGCTCAATGGATACAAAACACCCATGCTTTAGCACCTGGTGCAACGGCTCCTGGTGCAACAGCAAGCACCAGTTTAACTTGGGGGGGTGGTGATTTAGTGGCAGTTGGTGGCAAGGTTGCTTTGTTACCGATTCCATTAGGAACCGCGGATTTTTTGGTACATCACATTCATGCATTTACGATTCATGTGACGGTATTGATACTTCTGAAAGGAGTTCTATTTGCCCGCAGCTCTCGTTTGATACCGGATAAAGCAAATCTTGGTTTTCGTTTCCCTTGTGATGGACCTGGAAGAGGGGGAACATGTCAAGTATCCGCTTGGGATCATGTCTTCTTAGGGCTATTTTGGATGTACAATTCCATTTCGGTAGTAATATTCCATTTCAGTTGGAAAATGCAGTCAGATGTTTGGGGTAGTATAAGTGATCAAGGGGTGGTAACTCATATCACGGGAGGAAACTTTGCACAGAGTTCCATTACTATTAATGGATGGCTCCGTGATTTCTTATGGGCACAGGCATCCCAGGTAATTCAGTCTTATGGTTCTTCATTATCTGCATATGGCCTTTTTTTCCTAGGTGCTCATTTTGTATGGGCTTTTAGTTTAATGTTTCTATTCAGCGGTCGTGGTTATTGGCAAGAACTTATTGAATCAATCGTTTGGGCTCATAATAAATTAAAAGTTGCTCCTGCTACTCAGCCTAGAGCCTTGAGCATTATACAAGGACGTGCTGTAGGAGTAACCCATTACCTTCTGGGTGGAATTGCCACAACATGGGCGTTCTTCTTAGCAAGAATTATTGCAGTAGGATAA
- the LOC131176493 gene encoding 60S ribosomal protein L5, mitochondrial-like, which produces MFPLYFHYEDVSRQDPLLKPNHANVMEVPGLCEIRVVPKAPYDFIIKNGKLAMEIPCGQKFIQTQRGSTGKSFRSNPFLGSNKDKKGYVSDLARQSTLRGHGMSNFSVRISTVMSLLDSPVEIRENSIQFSMETEFCEFSPELEDHFEILEHIRGFNVTIVTSANTQDETLPPWSGFFKKMRGKIRRKLYKDFCKDPPSDMRTNIVISCPSCQKRVPLHDISRSFDGHKEIVLVATTKPIEQGLALQLVHKQGDFKNQPTEKSVAQAQRSQIQSRQGGLTFPDTESSYSNLAMLMEQEKFSDDMDPKR; this is translated from the exons ATGTTTCCACTCTATTTTCATTACGAAGATGTATCACGTCAGGATCCGTTGCTCAAACCGAATCACGCCAACGTTATGGAAGTTCCTGGATTGTGTGAAATAAGAGTAGTACCAAAGGCACCTTATGATTTCATAATCAAAAATGGAAAATTGGCTATGGAGATTCCATGCGGTCAGAAATTCATACAGACACAAAGGGGTTCGACAGGAAAGTCGTTTCGATCCAATCCATTCTTGGGGTCAAATAAAGACAAAAAAGGATATGTCAGTGACCTAGCACGACAAAGCACTCTCCGAGGGCATGGAATGTCTAATTTTTCGGTCAGAATCTCGACAGTAATGTCTCTCTTAGATTCTCCGGTCGAAATACGGGAAAACTCCATTCAATTCTCGATGGAAACGGAGTTTTGCGAATTCTCCCCAGAACTGGAAGATCATTTCGAGATCCTCGAACATATTCGAGGGTTCAATGTGACTATTGTCACTTCGGCCAACACACAAGATGAGACTTTACCACCGTGGAGCGGCTTTTTCAAAAAGATGAGGGGAAA GATAAGACGAAAGCTTTATAAAGACTTTTGTAAAGATCCTCCTAGTGATATGCGGACAAACATCGTTATAAGTTGTCCAAGTTGCCAAAAAAGAGTTCCTTTGCACGA CATCTCGAGGTCCTTTGATGGGCATAAAGAAATCGTCTTGGTAGCAACCACCAAACCAATAGAACAAGGCTTAGCTCTGCAGCTGGTCCATAAGCAAG GTGATTTCAAGAATCAACCAACCGAAAAATCCGTAGCCCAG GCGCAGCGAAGCCAAATTCAATCAAGGCAAGGGGGGCTTACTTTTCCTGACACTGAGTCATCCTATTCAAATTTAGCTATGCTAATGGAACAGGAAAAGTTTTCAGATGATATGGACCCCAAGAGATGA